The bacterium genomic interval TGGCTCGAGGAAGTAACCGAGCTGAGCGTAGAACCCGTCTGAAGAAAGGTCTGCACCACCGCCAAGGTCGTGCTCAAGAGTGAAGTATTCAGCATGGAAACTCATTCCACCCTGCTTTACGTTCAGGTCAGCGCTCAGTACGAACTCATCAACTGTAGCGCCAACGAACGCAAGCTCGTTCTCACCGAAACCAGCCGCTACTCCAACGTTAACCGCCATATCTTCAGTATTTCCGATATCACCTTCAACGAATGGATCCATGTCACCCATGAGGTTTCCTCTTAGAGAAACAACCATAAGGTGGTTATTGTCAGTACCATTTCCGTTCAGGCCTTCATTTGTGCTGTTCCCGTTAAAAAGAGCTGCAGCAAATTGCCAATCATCGTTAAGTGCAACATCAGCGCGCACCCCTTGGTTTCTCTGGATTGAGTAGAAGTCACTCACAACCGAACGGTCTGCAAACTGCAAGTTTTCGACGCGAGTTGAAAATCCACGAGAGATATCAGGACGGAATTGACCCATCTGAACTCCACCCCAATCACATGCATTCCAAGTCATGTATGCATCAAGGAGAGTAGCACCCCCGTTGTTAAGTCCTGGTTCGCCACGACCCAATTCGAATTCCACGTTGTATTCGAATTCTTCATGCAGCACTGACCCAGCCACGCCTAAACGAGCTGTTTGTACTGAGAACCCCGACACATTAGAAGCACCAGGTGCTACATCGTTATCCACATCCGTAAATGTGTAACGAGTCTGGAACTTCGTATAAATTGAAGTAGAGAATCCAGTATCAGCGAAATCGAGTCGTGACCCGTTTCTCCAATAAACCTTCGCTCCACCTTCATGATGCGCTCCTCGCGCCTCACTCTTTGTAATTACTCCCTTTTCAACCAGTAGGTCCTCAAGACTCTTCGCCTGAGATACTGCTGGAAGAAGAAGTAGCAACGATGCCAATACTGTTAGCTTACGCATGAGCTTCTTAGCCTCCATTAGAACAACAAGTATAGCGTCTCAGCTCAAAACAGATGCTGTTCAGGAGTTGCTTCGCAAAAAAAGAGAAGTTTGTAACTTTTTATGAATACCGAGACTCTCCCCAGCGTCATAACAGTGCCTGACAAACTTGCTTACGCAACACACTCCTAAACGGCCTCTCGCTTCGTTTCTCTTCTTTAGTACTTCGGGGTATCAACGCCATGGAGTATCGAAGTAGAGTATCCCCACTTCGATGCTGCGCATAACATGCGACACCGAACCTCAACGCGGGGCCACTCATGACCACGCTAAACATACGCTCGTTTCTCTTTCCCTAAAAATTAAGAGCAGCCTTTCGAGCCAATCACTCATTTCTAGACAAGCAAAACGAGACAAAACCGTCTGAGTCCGCTAGAATTCGGCTAGAGTATGCAACAAACTCCGTCTTCTCTAAAGACAAAAACGTTACGGGGTTACACAGTGAGATTCGTACCTTTCGAATCTTAAAAACAAACGGTGGTATAGAATAAAGTGAAAAATCCATATTCCCTCGATAGAACAGAGCAGGAGCTCATTTCACCAGTCCAGAACCTATGTCGAGAAGAGCTGACGAAGCTCTGTTTAGAGGCGCTCAAAAGCAAAACAGCGTTTCCTCATGGGGTGCTTCGCTCGTTAGCTGAGCTTGGATTAACGGGGCTTTCTATCAGTGAGGATTTCGGAGGGATAAAGGGAGGGGCTCGGCTCCAAGCAGCGGTGTACGACCTGATATCAACTCAGAACCTCGGTCCAGCGATATTCATCTCAGTGCATGGCATGGTCAGTGGGCTCATAGAAAAATTCGGCTCGCCCGAACAGCAACAGGCAATATTACCGAAACTTGCCAGTGGAGAGTGGCTTGGGGCATTCGCGCTCAGCGAATCGGACGCCGGCTCAGATGCAAGTAACCTCTCTGCGACGCTGACTGAAACTCCAGATGGTTCAGCATTCATACTCAACGGCGAGAAGTGTTGGATTACGAGTGCTGGAGCGGCTTCCCTCTATCTCGTGTTTGCTCGATTGCAGGGCACACAGGGGAAAGAAGGGATTGCGGCGCTCTTGATTCAAGAAGACCAGCAAGGACTGACTATCG includes:
- a CDS encoding acyl-CoA dehydrogenase, which encodes MKNPYSLDRTEQELISPVQNLCREELTKLCLEALKSKTAFPHGVLRSLAELGLTGLSISEDFGGIKGGARLQAAVYDLISTQNLGPAIFISVHGMVSGLIEKFGSPEQQQAILPKLASGEWLGAFALSESDAGSDASNLSATLTETPDGSAFILNGEKCWITSAGAASLYLVFARLQGTQGKEGIAALLIQEDQQGLTIGSPEKKMGCELSPIATLTFSEAVIPKEALLGKLGDGIKIAYGGLTGGRINIAACANGLSRSALDKTVQYMKERKAFGSRLSDFQGLQFKIADMQTALDAASLLVRDAA